A stretch of Candidatus Methylacidithermus pantelleriae DNA encodes these proteins:
- the carB gene encoding carbamoyl-phosphate synthase large subunit: MPKRKDLQSVLVIGSGPIVIGQACEFDYSGVQACKALKEEGLRVILVNSNPATIMTDPEFSDQTYLEPIAPEVVELIIAKERPDALLPTLGGQTALNTAVALHEAGVLERYGVRLIGASIEAIRKAEDRQLFKEAMVKIGLDVPVSGTARSMEEAREVAMRIGRFPLVLRPAFTLGGTGGGIAYNREEFDQMVQQALEASPVREVLIEESLLGWKEFEMEVMRDRRDHCVLVCSIENVDPMGIHTGDSITVAPAQTLSDKEYQNMREAAFAVIREVGVETGGSNIQFAVHPQTGRMVVIEMNPRVSRSSALASKATGFPIAKIAAKLAVGYTLDELPNDITRYTPASFEPTIDYVVVKLPRFTFEKFPEAERVLTTSMKSVGEVMGIGRNFKEALQKAIRALETGMDGLGWLDRQFSREEIRWQLLTPGPDRIHYIAAAFRGSMTVTEIADLSKWDPWFLEQIREIVEAESQLQSHPGDFDWLDRAKKMGFSDRRIARLWNTSEQEVRQLRSSFGIRPAYRLVDTCAAEFDAVTPYYYSSYDRTEDEVRPGSSRKVMILGSGPNRIGQGIEFDYCCVHAAFALREMGWLTIMVNSNPETVSTDYDTSDRLYFEPITLEDVLEIYQREAPHGVIVQFGGQTPLNFAQALAAYGVPVLGTSVESIRRAEDRKLCSELIADLGLKQPPSITATNEEEAVIGARKIGYPVLVRPSFVLGGRAIKIVYGEEELRSYVRHAVEVSPQYPVLVDRFLEDAVEVDVDCVSDGQNVVVGAIMEHIEYAGVHSGDSACIIPAPTLSESIQREIREATRLIARALEVRGLINIQFAVKGNDLYVLEVNPRASRTVPFVSKAIGVPLAKIATQVIMGKSLAEVGFTKEISPPYYAVKEAVFPFFRFPGVDILLGPEMKSTGEVMGMDRDLGMAYAKTQLAASPPLPKEGKVFLSVRDSDKPIAVEVGRRLVELGFQLYATEGTSHALRSNGVPCTTLFKLSEGRPNVLDMMKNGEISLVINTPAGSVARRDEVRIRTTAVLRRIPVITTMAAAKASVLAMERQKKRPLEVCSLQEYHALLRDRSCMGDQHKRLT; the protein is encoded by the coding sequence ATGCCCAAAAGAAAAGATCTTCAAAGTGTGCTTGTCATCGGGAGCGGGCCGATTGTGATCGGGCAAGCATGCGAATTTGACTATTCCGGAGTACAGGCATGTAAGGCCCTTAAGGAGGAGGGATTGCGGGTGATTCTCGTCAATAGCAACCCTGCTACCATCATGACGGACCCGGAGTTTTCCGATCAAACCTACTTGGAACCTATCGCTCCCGAAGTGGTCGAACTCATTATTGCCAAGGAGCGACCCGATGCGCTTCTTCCCACCCTGGGCGGGCAAACGGCGCTCAACACTGCGGTTGCGCTCCATGAAGCGGGGGTCTTGGAACGTTACGGTGTACGTTTAATTGGGGCGAGTATCGAAGCGATTCGAAAAGCGGAGGATCGCCAGTTGTTTAAGGAGGCAATGGTCAAGATCGGGCTGGATGTGCCTGTTTCGGGAACAGCACGGTCGATGGAGGAGGCCCGAGAGGTCGCGATGCGCATCGGGCGTTTTCCACTCGTTTTACGTCCTGCTTTTACGCTCGGGGGGACGGGTGGGGGGATTGCCTATAATCGAGAGGAATTCGACCAGATGGTGCAACAGGCGTTGGAGGCTTCTCCGGTTCGAGAGGTTTTGATCGAGGAATCGCTTCTGGGGTGGAAAGAGTTTGAGATGGAGGTGATGAGAGATCGCAGGGATCATTGCGTCCTTGTTTGCTCGATCGAGAACGTGGATCCCATGGGGATTCATACCGGGGACAGTATTACGGTCGCACCCGCGCAGACATTGAGTGATAAAGAGTACCAGAACATGCGGGAAGCTGCCTTTGCCGTGATCCGCGAAGTGGGGGTGGAGACCGGTGGGTCCAATATTCAGTTTGCCGTTCATCCTCAAACCGGGCGCATGGTCGTGATCGAAATGAATCCTAGAGTTTCCCGTTCCTCTGCGCTTGCTTCCAAGGCAACAGGTTTTCCCATTGCAAAAATCGCGGCCAAGCTGGCGGTCGGTTACACGCTTGACGAGCTTCCGAACGATATTACGCGCTACACCCCGGCAAGTTTTGAGCCCACGATTGATTACGTCGTGGTCAAGTTGCCGCGTTTTACATTTGAAAAGTTTCCCGAGGCCGAAAGAGTGCTAACCACCTCGATGAAGAGCGTGGGGGAGGTAATGGGCATTGGTAGGAATTTTAAGGAGGCGCTTCAGAAAGCGATTCGTGCCTTGGAGACGGGCATGGACGGCCTTGGATGGCTCGACCGGCAGTTCTCCCGGGAGGAAATCCGGTGGCAACTGCTAACCCCTGGACCGGACCGGATCCATTACATTGCTGCAGCTTTTCGCGGGTCTATGACGGTCACGGAAATCGCCGATCTTTCTAAATGGGATCCGTGGTTTTTGGAACAGATTCGGGAGATTGTGGAGGCAGAGAGCCAACTCCAATCCCATCCAGGGGACTTCGATTGGCTCGATCGGGCTAAAAAAATGGGCTTTTCGGATCGGCGGATCGCGCGGCTATGGAATACATCCGAACAAGAGGTTCGCCAGCTGCGTAGCAGCTTTGGGATCCGGCCCGCATACCGTCTTGTGGACACGTGCGCTGCGGAGTTTGATGCGGTCACCCCGTACTACTACTCAAGCTATGATCGGACCGAAGATGAGGTTCGTCCTGGGTCGAGCCGGAAGGTCATGATACTAGGTTCCGGACCCAACCGGATTGGACAGGGAATCGAGTTTGATTATTGCTGTGTTCATGCGGCGTTTGCCCTCCGGGAAATGGGCTGGCTAACCATCATGGTCAACTCCAACCCTGAGACCGTTTCGACGGATTATGACACATCGGATCGACTATACTTTGAGCCGATTACACTTGAGGATGTGCTTGAAATCTACCAGCGTGAGGCGCCTCACGGAGTGATCGTTCAATTTGGCGGCCAGACGCCCTTAAATTTCGCACAGGCCCTTGCGGCTTACGGGGTTCCGGTTTTAGGAACGTCCGTGGAATCGATCCGGAGGGCGGAAGACCGCAAACTGTGTTCCGAGCTCATTGCCGATCTCGGTCTCAAGCAACCGCCCAGCATCACAGCGACCAATGAAGAGGAAGCGGTCATCGGGGCGCGCAAGATCGGCTATCCTGTCCTGGTCCGCCCTTCCTTTGTTTTGGGGGGCCGGGCGATCAAGATCGTGTATGGGGAAGAGGAACTCCGTTCCTATGTGCGTCATGCGGTGGAGGTTTCGCCGCAGTATCCGGTCCTGGTTGACCGCTTTTTGGAAGATGCCGTCGAGGTAGACGTGGATTGCGTAAGTGATGGGCAAAATGTGGTTGTGGGAGCGATCATGGAACATATTGAGTATGCGGGCGTTCACTCTGGAGACAGTGCGTGCATTATTCCAGCTCCTACCCTTTCGGAGTCCATTCAGCGAGAGATTCGAGAAGCGACGCGACTTATTGCCCGAGCGCTAGAGGTTCGGGGACTGATCAACATTCAGTTTGCCGTCAAGGGAAATGACCTCTACGTGCTGGAGGTAAATCCCCGCGCCTCTCGAACCGTGCCCTTTGTAAGCAAAGCGATCGGTGTTCCGTTAGCCAAGATTGCTACCCAGGTGATTATGGGGAAAAGCCTTGCGGAGGTGGGCTTTACGAAAGAAATCTCGCCTCCCTATTATGCCGTGAAGGAGGCCGTCTTTCCCTTCTTTCGTTTTCCGGGGGTGGATATTCTCTTGGGACCCGAGATGAAGTCGACGGGTGAGGTGATGGGTATGGATAGGGATCTGGGAATGGCCTACGCCAAGACGCAACTGGCAGCATCCCCTCCGCTTCCGAAAGAAGGGAAGGTCTTTCTTAGTGTGCGGGATTCCGACAAACCCATTGCCGTGGAAGTCGGTCGGAGGCTTGTGGAGCTCGGTTTCCAATTGTACGCCACGGAGGGGACCAGTCATGCACTACGGTCAAACGGGGTTCCTTGCACCACGTTGTTTAAGCTTTCAGAGGGGAGACCCAACGTTTTGGACATGATGAAAAATGGGGAAATTTCGCTAGTCATCAACACGCCAGCGGGCAGCGTCGCGCGGCGGGACGAAGTCCGTATTCGAACGACGGCGGTTCTGCGGCGAATCCCCGTGATTACAACGATGGCAGCTGCCAAGGCCAGTGTCCTTGCCATGGAACGGCAAAAGAAGCGTCCGTTGGAGGTTTGCTCGCTCCAAGAGTATCATGCTTTGCTAAGGGATCGGTCGTGCATGGGTGACCAACACAAGCGGTTAACGTAG
- a CDS encoding metallophosphoesterase, with amino-acid sequence MRRNQVRLWVATLWVFYFGSSYYIAWRLWCHLHSFGVIAVFLACLVACLPWVYPLGLWLRRRGAWRLGSKVSKLGSFWLPGVLYGSLLLSAWEGIGWLARTARGAPWLVKALQGLPGVFSFASALVGLLFFGYRIGEKPQVRRLRLELSRGNGPAVGVRLVVASDLHAGGLVSPKQLQRIVEAIQELAPDIVLLPGDLLDAPPRRLEEEGFGEVFRKLQARWGVFACPGNHEFFVGIDGAVQFLARCGIRVLREEATLLDAGLVLVGREDFAGERFPGGKSRQPLGEILAGLDPAFPVIVMDHRPLALEEAVQCGVDLVVCGHTHNGQFWPFNWIVRRMFPVAYGYRKVGDTHLYVTSGAGSWGPPVRLGSPPEIVIMELVPESIRETQPASKGYEEDPGLLPL; translated from the coding sequence ATGAGGAGGAACCAGGTCCGGCTATGGGTGGCTACTCTTTGGGTTTTTTACTTTGGATCAAGCTATTACATAGCCTGGCGGCTTTGGTGCCATCTCCATTCCTTTGGGGTTATTGCCGTTTTTCTTGCGTGCCTGGTTGCCTGCCTGCCGTGGGTGTATCCCTTGGGGCTTTGGTTGCGGCGGCGTGGGGCTTGGAGGTTGGGCAGTAAAGTTTCCAAGCTAGGATCGTTTTGGCTGCCAGGGGTTCTTTACGGATCTCTTCTTTTGAGCGCCTGGGAAGGGATCGGCTGGTTGGCCAGGACGGCAAGGGGTGCTCCATGGCTTGTCAAGGCCTTGCAGGGGTTGCCTGGGGTTTTTTCCTTTGCCAGCGCTCTGGTAGGGCTTCTGTTTTTTGGTTATCGGATCGGGGAAAAGCCCCAGGTTCGAAGGCTTCGGCTCGAGCTATCCAGGGGGAACGGGCCAGCCGTCGGGGTCCGGCTGGTCGTGGCGTCAGATCTTCACGCGGGCGGCCTTGTGAGCCCCAAACAGCTCCAACGAATTGTGGAGGCAATCCAGGAGCTGGCCCCAGACATTGTCCTTTTGCCGGGAGACCTCCTGGATGCTCCTCCCCGAAGACTCGAGGAGGAGGGTTTTGGAGAAGTGTTCCGAAAGCTTCAAGCCCGTTGGGGGGTGTTTGCGTGTCCCGGTAACCACGAGTTTTTTGTTGGGATTGACGGCGCAGTCCAATTCCTTGCCCGATGCGGCATTCGTGTGTTGCGGGAGGAAGCGACTCTTTTGGACGCTGGGCTTGTCCTTGTTGGGAGAGAGGACTTTGCCGGGGAGCGATTTCCCGGTGGCAAATCCCGACAGCCTCTTGGAGAAATTCTGGCAGGGCTCGATCCGGCGTTTCCTGTCATTGTTATGGACCACAGGCCGCTGGCGCTAGAGGAGGCCGTCCAGTGCGGGGTAGATCTTGTAGTTTGCGGTCACACGCACAACGGCCAGTTCTGGCCCTTCAATTGGATCGTTCGGCGGATGTTTCCGGTCGCCTATGGGTATCGAAAGGTAGGAGATACGCATCTGTATGTGACCAGTGGTGCGGGGAGCTGGGGGCCGCCCGTGCGGCTAGGGAGTCCTCCGGAGATCGTGATCATGGAATTGGTTCCGGAGAGCATCCGGGAAACCCAACCCGCAAGCAAAGGCTACGAGGAAGATCCAGGTTTGCTTCCCTTGTAA